Proteins from a genomic interval of Spiroplasma endosymbiont of Lonchoptera lutea:
- the rplK gene encoding 50S ribosomal protein L11 has product MAKKIKRIAKLQFNAAQAKPGPELASLGINMPQFCIAFNDATKTRMGDVVPVVITAYDDKSFDFVLKTTPAAVLLKRAANIEKGSSSSKKEKVATITEDKIREIAEYKMVDLNANDIEKAMKIIEGTARNMGIVVEKLSKGEQK; this is encoded by the coding sequence GTGGCTAAAAAAATTAAAAGAATTGCTAAATTACAGTTTAATGCGGCACAAGCTAAGCCAGGTCCGGAATTGGCTTCATTAGGGATTAATATGCCACAATTTTGTATTGCTTTTAATGATGCAACAAAAACAAGAATGGGTGATGTTGTCCCTGTTGTTATTACTGCTTATGATGATAAGTCATTTGATTTTGTTTTAAAAACAACGCCAGCAGCTGTTTTATTAAAAAGAGCAGCTAATATTGAAAAAGGTTCAAGTAGTAGTAAAAAAGAAAAAGTAGCAACGATTACTGAAGATAAAATCAGAGAAATTGCTGAATATAAAATGGTTGATTTAAATGCTAATGATATTGAAAAGGCAATGAAAATTATTGAAGGAACAGCAAGAAATATGGGAATTGTTGTTGAAAAGCTATCAAAAGGGGAACAAAAATAG
- a CDS encoding IS3 family transposase (programmed frameshift): MGNKTSYSEEFKKQIVMLYKNDKSVINLGKEYNLPKPTIYSWIKNYNNSGSFKAKDNRTVEENELIYLRKENQQLRMENDIFKASSTDNREKITIINNNKNKYSVRKICKILGLLKSTYYYQTNKCTKFDVNNYEQEVISAFNKSRKIYGARKIKAVLIRKNIILSWRKIRFIMIKNNLVSKYTKLKYCNHKKTVNNDEINNVLNRQFNDKKPNEVVVSDLTYVQVGTKWHYICLLIDLFNREVIGYSAGPNKTAELVQQAFHKITRPLNKITLFHTDRGNEFKNKIIDEILITFKIKRSLSSKGCPYDNAVAEATYKTFKTEFINGKKFANLTQLKCELFDFVNWYNNIRIHGSLNYLTPVEFRKYQST; this comes from the exons ATGGGAAATAAAACCTCATACTCTGAAGAATTTAAAAAACAAATTGTAATGCTATACAAAAATGACAAAAGTGTTATTAATTTAGGGAAAGAATATAATTTACCAAAACCAACTATTTATAGTTGAATTAAAAATTATAATAATTCTGGGTCATTTAAAGCAAAAGATAATCGCACTGTCGAAGAAAATGAATTAATTTACTTGCGAAAAGAAAACCAACAATTACGAATGGAAAATGACATTT TTAAAGCAAGCAGCACTGATAATCGGGAAAAAATAACAATAATTAATAACAACAAAAATAAATATTCAGTGAGGAAAATATGTAAGATTTTAGGTTTACTAAAATCAACATATTATTATCAAACTAATAAATGCACCAAGTTTGATGTTAATAATTATGAACAAGAAGTTATCAGTGCATTTAATAAAAGTCGCAAGATTTATGGTGCTCGTAAAATTAAAGCTGTTTTAATAAGAAAAAATATCATTTTATCATGACGAAAAATCCGATTCATTATGATCAAAAATAATTTGGTTTCTAAATACACCAAGTTAAAATATTGTAATCATAAAAAAACAGTTAATAATGACGAAATTAATAATGTTTTAAATCGTCAATTTAATGACAAAAAACCAAATGAAGTTGTTGTTAGTGATTTAACATATGTTCAAGTTGGCACTAAATGACATTATATTTGTTTATTAATTGACTTGTTTAATCGCGAAGTAATTGGCTATAGTGCTGGACCAAATAAAACTGCTGAATTAGTTCAACAAGCTTTTCACAAGATAACACGACCATTAAATAAAATAACTTTATTTCATACTGATCGTGGTAATGAGTTTAAAAATAAAATTATTGATGAAATTTTAATAACCTTTAAAATTAAAAGATCATTAAGCTCCAAAGGATGCCCATATGATAATGCTGTTGCTGAAGCAACTTACAAAACCTTTAAAACCGAATTTATTAACGGTAAAAAATTTGCAAACTTAACACAACTAAAATGCGAACTATTTGATTTTGTTAATTGATATAACAATATTCGAATTCATGGCAGTTTAAATTATTTAACTCCCGTTGAATTTAGAAAATACCAGTCTACATAA
- a CDS encoding IS30 family transposase — protein MGYKHLGIDERIYIENQLKFKVKISEIAKNLNRSISTINREVNRNKDNNHYFSLIAQNKAENRKQLHVYFHKFKNRELVKYVQQKLLLGWSPEQIYGRIKNFHQEWIISFKTIYNWIYSGLLEKVTSKNLRRKGKKRKSQENRGKFNGKSIKERNVNNRITLGHWEGDTVVSSRGKSKSCLITLVERTSRFTLAILVENRTTKVINKNISHYLSILPNNLVKTITFDRGKEFANWQQLEKNLNVKIYFADAYSPWQRGTNENTNGLIREKFPKKFNFSNTTKNAVHKFILSLNQRPRKILNYLSPIEYLVRKII, from the coding sequence ATGGGATACAAACATCTTGGCATAGATGAAAGAATTTATATTGAGAATCAATTGAAATTTAAAGTAAAAATTAGTGAAATAGCTAAAAATCTTAATCGAAGTATTAGTACTATTAATCGAGAAGTTAATAGAAATAAAGATAATAATCATTATTTTTCATTAATTGCACAAAATAAAGCAGAAAATAGAAAACAATTACATGTTTATTTTCATAAATTTAAAAATAGAGAATTAGTAAAATATGTACAACAAAAATTATTATTAGGTTGATCGCCTGAACAAATTTATGGCAGAATTAAAAATTTTCATCAAGAATGAATTATTAGTTTTAAAACAATTTACAATTGAATTTATTCTGGATTACTTGAAAAGGTTACTAGTAAAAATTTAAGAAGAAAAGGTAAGAAACGAAAATCTCAAGAAAATCGGGGTAAATTTAATGGTAAATCCATTAAAGAGCGAAATGTTAATAATCGCATAACTCTTGGCCATTGAGAAGGTGATACTGTAGTATCATCACGAGGTAAAAGTAAATCATGTTTAATAACTTTAGTTGAAAGAACATCAAGATTTACTTTAGCAATATTAGTTGAAAATAGAACTACTAAAGTTATTAACAAAAATATTAGTCATTATTTATCAATTCTTCCAAATAATCTTGTTAAGACTATAACATTTGATAGGGGTAAAGAATTTGCTAATTGACAACAACTTGAAAAAAATTTAAATGTGAAAATTTATTTTGCTGATGCATATTCACCTTGACAAAGAGGTACTAATGAAAATACTAATGGTTTAATTAGAGAAAAATTTCCTAAAAAATTTAATTTTTCAAACACTACTAAAAATGCAGTTCATAAATTTATATTGTCTTTAAACCAAAGACCAAGAAAAATACTAAATTATCTTTCGCCAATCGAATATTTGGTTAGAAAAATAATTTAG
- the nusG gene encoding transcription termination/antitermination protein NusG — translation MIKEDIKQEKDSSDLLGKWYTINCYSGHEEKVKEDLLQRVETLNMKDFIFDVRIVKQQEMSKKTKSMIGKNPYPGYLFVNMIMNDDAWFIVRNTPGVTGFIGSSGNWSKPFPLSRTEARDMLRRSEEKSNISSKKVQQVFVADFKEGDLVKILSGAFENKEGEVIGMDYNKGVATINIEVFGGRYVPVEAEFSYCEKVN, via the coding sequence ATGATAAAAGAAGATATTAAACAAGAAAAGGATTCTAGTGATTTATTAGGTAAGTGATATACAATTAATTGCTATAGTGGTCATGAAGAAAAAGTTAAAGAAGATTTATTACAACGAGTTGAAACTTTAAATATGAAAGACTTTATTTTTGATGTGCGGATTGTGAAACAGCAAGAAATGTCAAAAAAAACAAAATCAATGATTGGCAAAAATCCATATCCGGGTTATTTGTTTGTTAATATGATTATGAATGATGATGCTTGATTTATTGTTAGAAATACTCCTGGTGTTACTGGGTTTATTGGGTCTAGTGGAAATTGATCCAAACCGTTTCCATTATCGCGTACTGAAGCTAGAGATATGTTAAGACGCAGTGAAGAAAAAAGTAATATTAGTAGTAAAAAAGTTCAACAAGTATTTGTTGCTGATTTTAAAGAAGGAGACCTAGTTAAAATATTATCAGGAGCTTTTGAGAATAAAGAAGGTGAAGTTATTGGTATGGATTATAATAAAGGCGTAGCAACAATTAATATTGAAGTTTTTGGGGGAAGATATGTTCCTGTGGAAGCTGAATTTAGTTATTGTGAGAAAGTTAATTAG
- the rpmG gene encoding 50S ribosomal protein L33 — protein MQQKIILVCDQCLSRNYNTFTNSSNQTVRLSLKKFCKHCNQHTIHKETR, from the coding sequence ATGCAACAAAAAATTATTTTAGTTTGCGATCAATGTCTGTCAAGAAACTATAATACTTTTACTAATAGTTCTAATCAAACTGTTAGATTATCTTTAAAAAAGTTTTGTAAGCACTGTAATCAACATACAATTCATAAGGAAACAAGATAA
- a CDS encoding methylated-DNA--[protein]-cysteine S-methyltransferase produces the protein MKQGYYQSPVGLVMVTSQNNKITNISFILACPLFSSLSKEIKQCLQEIAEYFIKQRKAFSFDYMLNTTKFSQKVLEATKQIPYGETRTYSDIAKMINHPLAVRAVGSALKRNPLAISIPCHRVINKNSKRINYLYGVEIKLALLAWEGVI, from the coding sequence ATGAAACAAGGATATTATCAAAGTCCGGTGGGATTAGTAATGGTTACTAGTCAAAATAATAAAATTACTAATATTAGTTTTATTTTAGCTTGTCCTTTGTTTTCATCATTATCAAAAGAAATAAAACAATGTTTACAAGAAATTGCTGAATATTTTATTAAACAAAGAAAAGCATTTTCGTTTGATTATATGTTAAATACAACTAAGTTTAGTCAAAAGGTATTAGAAGCAACAAAGCAAATCCCTTATGGTGAGACAAGAACTTATAGTGACATTGCTAAAATGATTAATCATCCATTAGCAGTCCGAGCAGTGGGGTCGGCATTAAAAAGAAATCCGTTAGCAATTAGTATTCCGTGTCATCGGGTTATTAATAAAAATAGTAAGCGGATTAATTATCTTTATGGGGTAGAAATTAAATTAGCATTGTTAGCATGAGAAGGTGTGATATAA
- a CDS encoding sigma factor-like helix-turn-helix DNA-binding protein, which translates to MKTYRETANKSFSNYMQQRLKWDLLQYIRKYINKKHAVMNYAISYDTQYERTTVEQSYLVAEPKWINYGLSFLTKLENEVILLKSQDYSNEEISHKLNISYKSVDNAYQRAKVKLQKNRDCM; encoded by the coding sequence ATGAAAACTTATCGGGAGACAGCAAATAAAAGTTTTTCTAATTATATGCAACAAAGATTAAAATGAGATTTATTACAATATATTAGAAAATACATTAATAAGAAGCATGCTGTAATGAATTATGCCATTAGTTATGATACGCAATATGAGAGAACAACGGTTGAACAATCATATTTAGTAGCTGAACCTAAATGGATTAATTATGGTTTGTCATTTTTAACTAAATTAGAAAATGAAGTTATTTTATTAAAGTCACAAGATTATTCTAATGAAGAAATATCCCATAAATTAAATATTAGTTATAAAAGTGTTGATAATGCTTATCAACGAGCAAAAGTTAAATTACAAAAAAATCGTGATTGTATGTAA
- the rlmB gene encoding 23S rRNA (guanosine(2251)-2'-O)-methyltransferase RlmB: MANYIYGKNPLKQLLADDRQRIEKVFILPQEKVIIEQLKQANISYVISNKEQLLLLVKHSKHQGIVCLIKEYVYSSLEGVLQKIKTKKYPLILILDQIEDPRNFGAILRSCDAVNVDAVIILKQRQVELNATVAKTSVGAINYVPVVKVTNLSNTLTTLKENGFWIVASALNTEINYYNVDYKKPIALIVGNEGKGVSQKLLNNSDYIVKVPMQGHINSLNVAVASALLLYQVRNNQNN; encoded by the coding sequence ATGGCAAATTATATTTATGGTAAAAATCCTTTAAAACAATTGTTAGCTGATGACCGTCAACGAATTGAAAAAGTTTTTATTTTACCACAAGAAAAAGTTATTATTGAACAATTAAAGCAGGCGAATATTTCTTATGTTATTAGTAATAAAGAACAATTATTATTATTAGTTAAACATTCAAAACATCAAGGAATTGTCTGTTTAATTAAGGAATATGTGTATTCTTCTTTAGAAGGAGTTTTACAAAAAATAAAAACTAAGAAATACCCTTTAATTTTAATTTTAGATCAAATTGAAGATCCAAGAAATTTTGGAGCAATTTTGCGAAGTTGTGATGCAGTTAATGTTGATGCGGTTATTATTTTGAAGCAAAGACAAGTAGAATTAAATGCTACGGTTGCAAAAACTTCTGTTGGTGCGATTAACTATGTGCCGGTTGTGAAAGTAACTAATCTTAGTAATACTTTAACGACATTAAAAGAAAATGGTTTTTGGATTGTTGCTAGTGCTTTAAATACCGAAATTAATTATTATAATGTTGACTATAAAAAACCGATTGCTTTAATTGTTGGTAATGAGGGTAAAGGTGTTAGTCAGAAACTTTTAAATAATTCTGATTATATTGTTAAAGTACCAATGCAAGGTCATATTAATTCTTTAAATGTTGCTGTTGCTAGTGCTTTGCTATTATATCAAGTTCGGAATAATCAAAATAATTAA
- the cysS gene encoding cysteine--tRNA ligase: MQIWDSKQQQKIKINDLIVTMYVCGPTVYGDIHIGNMRPIVIFDILQRLFMVTKQKVFYVQNITDIDDKIIHQAHLEKITEKELTEKYTKSYFEVLKQLNVYEPNLFVKVSDNIADIIKFIERLVKIEAAYVKNGNVYLAIEKYFQSYGQLSKKNLKDLQVGIRVAIDSNKNYVNDFVLWKKTDQGQKWTSPWSEGRPGWHTECALFINKYFKHSINIHGGGIDLIFPHHENERIQLLALNKQEPVKIWLHNGHLFYDDVKMSKSLKNTIVVKEFLHHYDANVLRYLLTLTHYSKPLNITKNFIMQGKEKVAKIHQILKESLVIAFLNGEVNTNEKNEQLMMQVVNYLQDDLNFANAWVIIEQIIKEINNILKGKLGAILPLFNTLQQCLFLLGLQFSLVSFDDDMKQLLLSWQNARKQKKYNLADKIREQLQAKNIL; the protein is encoded by the coding sequence ATGCAAATATGAGATAGTAAACAACAACAAAAAATTAAAATCAATGACTTGATAGTTACAATGTATGTTTGTGGGCCGACAGTTTATGGTGATATTCATATTGGGAATATGCGACCAATTGTTATTTTTGATATCTTGCAGCGATTATTTATGGTTACTAAACAGAAAGTTTTTTATGTGCAAAATATTACTGATATTGATGATAAAATTATTCATCAAGCTCATTTAGAAAAAATAACGGAAAAGGAATTAACAGAAAAGTATACTAAAAGTTATTTTGAGGTTTTAAAACAGTTAAATGTTTATGAACCAAATTTATTTGTCAAAGTAAGTGATAATATTGCTGATATTATTAAATTTATTGAACGGTTAGTTAAAATTGAAGCTGCTTATGTTAAGAATGGTAATGTTTATTTAGCAATAGAAAAATATTTTCAATCTTATGGACAATTATCAAAGAAAAATTTAAAGGATTTGCAAGTAGGAATTAGAGTTGCAATTGATAGTAATAAAAATTATGTTAATGATTTTGTTTTATGGAAAAAAACCGATCAGGGACAAAAATGAACTTCGCCTTGAAGTGAAGGCAGACCGGGGTGACATACTGAATGTGCGTTATTTATTAATAAATATTTTAAACACTCGATTAATATTCACGGTGGCGGTATTGATTTAATATTTCCTCATCATGAAAATGAAAGAATTCAATTGTTGGCATTAAATAAGCAAGAACCTGTTAAAATATGACTTCATAATGGCCATCTATTTTATGATGATGTCAAAATGTCAAAATCTCTTAAAAATACTATTGTTGTTAAAGAATTTTTGCACCATTATGATGCTAATGTTTTACGATATTTATTAACGCTAACCCATTATTCTAAACCATTAAATATTACTAAAAATTTTATTATGCAAGGAAAAGAAAAAGTTGCAAAAATTCATCAAATATTAAAAGAAAGTTTAGTAATCGCATTTTTAAATGGCGAGGTTAATACTAATGAAAAAAATGAACAACTTATGATGCAAGTGGTAAATTATTTACAAGATGACCTTAACTTTGCTAATGCTTGAGTAATAATTGAACAAATTATTAAGGAAATTAATAATATTTTAAAAGGAAAATTGGGAGCAATTTTGCCATTGTTTAATACCCTGCAACAATGTTTATTTCTTTTAGGTTTACAATTTTCATTAGTTTCGTTTGATGATGATATGAAACAATTATTATTATCTTGACAAAATGCGCGTAAACAAAAAAAATATAATTTAGCAGATAAAATTAGAGAACAATTACAAGCGAAAAATATTTTATAA
- a CDS encoding ATP-binding cassette domain-containing protein, producing the protein MSNSTDTILKLDKLAVIYSQQGKPFIAVNKVSFDINKGEIFGLVGESGSGKTTIGRTILGLNKHALGHIKIKDKRLPHNPADIKKTTNEWLSKNVQMIFQDPATSLNPSKRVLDIVLEGFNNYNSYSAEAKWFKKERKIALMWYRKLTSCDEEIIKQYDLLVAQLINIYQQWYRTKENMIKSISYESQDIVSSYRYSLKGAKTKHRLLIATRNDVLKKEQLSYKNDLQNLSGIKKWNRKWDKIFNKKITPLKDKKELIEKEIYQVETIYKEKLNEALIHLNDIQERLTYENDNNLMRITNLINFHQETINSNLQQLQVRKQEIDSFYTKDIRIAEKKNNLKEVKKLRNIWKSDWKVTKLEIDLQNREEKNKINLLQKEGTRYKYQLLYDTRNDVYEAKQELKQIRKQERIKLIKISQDLQSLMSKLNKQKQTDRKNFISEAEQEIIFKNYYNRVKDINVNFNAKIEFDKKQIDVLKTQAWQRKLARKRALKNMRNDFKLLKIKFGADINTVTTKLQHLLKLPTKTINKEKTQQIIKKYKSKLRVLKKGYVFKNQDIKKILLQERNKINSRDNNYEKINEKYHNEKYQGIVANKKTFVSQLKELVTTYEAKLYGVNLYKSKKLFLDFQLANEYSRGAVKAKTHQLAYDTLQSVGLLPEHGSRFSGEFSGGQKQRIGIARTLVMKPALLVADEPISALDVSIQSQVINILKDLREKYQLSILLIAHDLRMVHYICDRIAVIKNGKILEIGLADEIFYHPVHPYTKSLISAIPSINRVGEVISTTSYNPLMHNYNEKIIPMWHNITNIHQVLATVKEFKKWSK; encoded by the coding sequence ATGTCAAATTCTACGGATACAATTTTAAAACTTGATAAGTTAGCTGTGATTTATAGTCAACAAGGTAAACCTTTTATTGCTGTTAATAAGGTAAGTTTTGACATTAATAAAGGTGAAATTTTTGGTTTAGTTGGTGAATCTGGTAGTGGGAAGACAACAATTGGACGAACTATATTAGGTTTAAATAAGCATGCTTTAGGACATATTAAAATAAAAGATAAACGATTACCACATAATCCTGCCGATATTAAAAAAACAACTAATGAGTGGTTATCGAAAAATGTGCAAATGATTTTTCAAGATCCAGCAACGAGTTTAAATCCTTCTAAGCGGGTGTTGGATATTGTTTTGGAAGGATTTAATAACTATAATTCATATTCTGCGGAAGCAAAATGGTTTAAAAAAGAACGTAAAATTGCTTTGATGTGATATCGGAAATTAACTTCTTGTGATGAGGAAATTATTAAGCAATATGATTTATTAGTTGCCCAATTAATAAATATTTATCAGCAGTGGTATCGTACTAAAGAGAATATGATTAAAAGTATTAGTTATGAATCACAAGATATTGTTTCATCTTATCGTTATTCTTTAAAAGGTGCTAAAACTAAGCACCGCTTATTAATTGCTACCAGAAATGATGTGTTAAAGAAAGAACAGTTATCTTATAAAAATGATTTACAAAATTTATCAGGAATAAAAAAATGAAATCGGAAATGAGATAAGATTTTTAATAAGAAAATTACTCCTTTAAAAGATAAAAAGGAACTTATTGAAAAAGAAATTTATCAAGTTGAAACAATTTATAAAGAAAAATTAAATGAAGCTTTAATTCATTTGAATGATATTCAAGAGCGCTTAACTTATGAAAATGATAATAATTTAATGCGAATTACTAATTTAATTAATTTTCATCAAGAAACTATTAATAGTAATTTACAACAATTACAAGTAAGAAAACAAGAGATTGATAGTTTTTATACTAAAGATATTCGGATTGCGGAAAAGAAAAATAATCTTAAAGAAGTTAAGAAATTAAGAAATATTTGAAAAAGTGATTGAAAAGTTACTAAATTAGAAATTGATTTACAAAATCGCGAAGAAAAAAATAAAATTAATCTTTTACAAAAAGAAGGAACACGATATAAGTATCAGTTATTGTATGATACAAGAAATGATGTTTATGAGGCAAAACAAGAATTAAAACAAATTAGAAAACAAGAGCGCATTAAATTAATAAAAATTTCGCAAGATTTACAATCATTAATGAGTAAATTAAATAAGCAAAAACAAACTGATCGCAAAAATTTTATTAGCGAAGCAGAACAGGAAATTATTTTTAAAAACTATTATAATCGGGTTAAAGATATTAATGTTAATTTTAATGCTAAAATTGAATTTGATAAAAAGCAAATTGATGTTTTAAAAACCCAAGCTTGACAGCGAAAACTAGCTCGGAAAAGGGCTTTAAAAAATATGCGTAATGATTTCAAACTTTTAAAAATAAAATTTGGTGCTGATATTAATACCGTGACAACTAAATTACAGCATCTTTTGAAATTACCAACTAAAACAATTAATAAAGAAAAAACTCAGCAAATTATTAAGAAATATAAAAGTAAGTTAAGAGTTTTAAAAAAAGGATATGTTTTTAAAAATCAAGATATTAAAAAAATATTATTACAGGAGCGAAATAAAATTAATTCTCGTGATAATAATTATGAAAAAATTAATGAAAAATATCATAATGAAAAATATCAAGGGATAGTTGCTAATAAAAAAACATTTGTTAGTCAATTAAAGGAATTAGTTACAACTTATGAAGCCAAGTTATATGGTGTTAACTTGTATAAAAGTAAAAAACTTTTTTTAGATTTTCAGTTAGCGAATGAATATAGTCGTGGTGCTGTTAAAGCTAAAACTCATCAATTAGCTTATGACACCTTACAATCAGTTGGTTTACTGCCAGAACATGGTAGTAGATTTTCCGGTGAGTTTTCTGGAGGTCAAAAACAAAGAATTGGTATTGCGCGAACATTAGTAATGAAACCAGCATTATTAGTTGCTGATGAACCGATATCAGCTTTGGATGTTTCCATTCAATCACAAGTAATTAATATTTTAAAAGATTTACGAGAAAAATATCAACTTTCAATTTTATTAATTGCCCATGATTTAAGAATGGTGCATTATATTTGTGATCGGATTGCTGTTATTAAAAATGGTAAAATTTTAGAAATTGGTCTTGCTGATGAAATATTTTATCATCCCGTACATCCATATACTAAGTCATTAATTTCAGCAATTCCTTCAATCAATAGGGTAGGTGAAGTCATTAGTACAACTAGTTATAATCCGTTAATGCATAACTATAATGAGAAAATAATACCAATGTGACATAATATTACTAATATTCATCAAGTATTAGCAACAGTTAAAGAATTTAAGAAATGAAGTAAGTAA
- a CDS encoding ABC transporter ATP-binding protein, translating to MSKKEKIMVKIEDLKVTFYNKAKKTHNTVIRNTGFELYEKEVLAIIGESGSGKSVITSTLIGLLSNAAVIEEGRVIVDGIDVTKFDESDWEESELRGRVISQVFQNPMTALNPTMKIGLQLIEGALINFRSASKKDAKQDAINLMLRVGITNANQVMKLYPHQLSGGMRQRVCIAVALLCQPKIIIFDEPTTALDPTIQAEILELIREIKDVFNVSIIFISHDLGVVGSIADRIAIMYAGKIIEYGKSKEVLYNSKHPYTWGLIQSMPDVNLGQKLYSIPGSVPSNFNNIIGDAFVTRNEYALDIDFVAHPPFFKISNTHFVASWLYDSRAIKINVPDIIKKRHHQFKKQH from the coding sequence ATGAGTAAAAAAGAGAAAATTATGGTTAAAATTGAAGATTTAAAGGTAACTTTTTACAATAAAGCTAAAAAAACTCATAATACAGTTATTCGTAATACGGGATTTGAACTTTATGAAAAAGAAGTTTTAGCAATTATTGGTGAATCTGGTAGTGGTAAGTCAGTTATTACTTCAACATTAATTGGATTATTATCAAATGCTGCTGTTATTGAAGAGGGCAGGGTAATTGTTGATGGGATTGATGTTACTAAATTTGATGAGTCAGATTGAGAAGAATCAGAATTACGAGGCAGAGTTATTTCACAAGTATTTCAAAATCCAATGACTGCTTTAAATCCGACAATGAAAATTGGTTTACAGTTAATTGAGGGGGCATTAATAAATTTTCGTTCTGCAAGTAAAAAAGATGCTAAACAAGATGCAATTAATTTAATGTTAAGAGTGGGTATTACTAATGCTAATCAAGTAATGAAGTTATATCCTCATCAATTATCGGGGGGAATGCGACAACGAGTGTGTATTGCCGTAGCTCTGTTATGTCAACCAAAGATTATTATTTTTGATGAACCAACAACAGCGTTAGATCCAACAATTCAAGCAGAAATTTTGGAATTAATTCGTGAAATTAAAGATGTTTTTAATGTTTCAATTATTTTTATTTCCCATGATTTAGGGGTTGTTGGTTCAATTGCTGACCGGATTGCTATAATGTATGCTGGAAAGATTATTGAGTATGGAAAAAGTAAAGAAGTATTATATAACAGTAAACATCCATATACTTGAGGGTTAATTCAGTCAATGCCAGATGTTAATTTAGGGCAAAAGTTATATTCAATTCCGGGAAGTGTTCCTTCTAATTTTAATAATATTATCGGTGATGCTTTTGTTACTAGAAATGAGTATGCTTTGGATATTGATTTTGTTGCTCATCCACCATTTTTTAAAATTAGTAATACGCATTTTGTCGCATCTTGATTGTATGATTCGCGGGCAATAAAAATTAATGTTCCCGATATAATTAAAAAACGCCATCACCAGTTTAAAAAACAACATTAG
- a CDS encoding ABC transporter permease: MKKTNSEDFKNFKLVRQNFLTTEKLATKPINRSREFYLAIIANRFALAGIIIFGLLILLSLIFPLIWTDANLLKPEQQHYGFFKNGYIFGTDGQGRDVWAMLWHATRYSLGLAFVVVIVDLIVGVTLGLLMGYYRKVDKILQFIIKILTNIPSILILIIVATALQPTFWTMALGLTLTAWINMSLQVRAQVLKNKQLDYFVASKILGTPWYQQLINFIPVALPIIITGLVATIPIAIISEASLGFIGLSVPDAITLGNMINKARLTALVYPRQIIVPVITLMVITIAIQLIGNGIQDIIRKSQ; encoded by the coding sequence ATGAAAAAAACAAATTCTGAAGATTTTAAAAACTTTAAATTAGTTCGTCAAAATTTTCTGACAACAGAAAAATTGGCAACAAAACCGATTAATCGTTCGCGAGAGTTTTATTTAGCAATTATTGCTAATCGTTTTGCTTTAGCAGGAATAATTATTTTTGGTTTGTTAATTTTACTTTCTTTAATTTTTCCACTAATATGAACTGATGCTAATCTTTTAAAACCTGAACAACAACATTATGGGTTTTTTAAAAACGGATATATTTTTGGTACTGATGGACAAGGAAGAGATGTTTGAGCGATGTTATGGCATGCTACCAGATATTCTTTAGGTTTGGCATTTGTTGTTGTTATTGTTGATTTAATTGTTGGGGTTACTTTAGGTCTATTAATGGGTTATTATCGTAAAGTTGATAAAATTTTGCAGTTTATTATTAAAATTTTAACAAATATTCCCAGCATTTTAATTTTAATAATTGTGGCAACAGCGTTGCAACCAACTTTTTGAACGATGGCATTAGGGTTAACATTAACGGCATGAATTAATATGAGTTTGCAAGTAAGAGCACAAGTATTAAAAAATAAGCAGTTAGATTATTTTGTTGCTTCAAAAATTTTAGGAACGCCGTGATATCAACAATTAATTAATTTTATTCCGGTGGCCTTGCCAATTATTATTACTGGTTTAGTCGCAACAATTCCGATTGCAATTATTAGTGAAGCTTCATTAGGTTTTATTGGTTTATCAGTGCCGGATGCGATTACTTTAGGTAATATGATTAATAAAGCACGATTAACGGCATTAGTATATCCGCGACAAATTATTGTTCCTGTAATAACTTTAATGGTTATTACGATTGCAATTCAATTAATTGGTAATGGCATTCAAGATATTATAAGGAAGTCACAATAA